CCGCGATCGTAGTTCAGTCCGGCGCAGTCGGAGATGAACTGAATCTTACCGATGTTGCGCCGCCAATACTCATCGATCAAAGTGCAAAGAATGGGATTGGTGAGCAGCGTATTGATGCCGCAGCGCTCGGCGGTCAGAAGCGTGGCAAAAATCTTGTCCTTGTTGTGATAAGCCTTGACCAATTGTGAAACATAGATCAGATCGCGCGAATGGGCCCAGCCGGAAAGCAGGTTGCCTCCTAAAATCAGACGACTGAACTCCACCTCCTTGATCTTGGCCTTGGGTATTGTGCCCGTTAATTGACTTAACTCGGCCGGATTGAACAGTTTGGTGCTCGGGCTGGTCATGGCGTCGATCAGATTGCGTTCTTCCCAGCTTTGCCACTGGCGTTTTTTCACCCAGGCATAGGCAAAAGCACCCATAACCGGCAGTGTCGCCGCGGCGCGCAGAACCTCCCGGCGAGTCAGTTTTCCCTGCGGCACCGCGGTTTCCAAGTTTTCAGCGGCATTCGCTTGGGTCTTTCGTTGAGGAAGAAGCGCCGCCAAGCCGATCACCCGACCGGTGGGAAAGGCTGCCGTCACCGCCAAAGCCGACAGCTCGATCAGAGTTTTATTGACCACAAGATAGTGCCCCTCGTGCGGTACGCCAAAATCCAGGCCGACGAACGGCGGATTGGCCAGATAGTACAAAGCGAGCAGAACGATACCGGCAACAGCGGCAGGCCGCACCGCCAATCCCGTCATCAGGGCCGCGCCGATCAGGATTAATCCCCAAATGTTCAGGAAATCAACAACGACCAAAACCGACGGCGTTGCGGCCATCCGTCGGAAAATAGGAGCGAAAATCCAAGAGGAGA
The sequence above is drawn from the candidate division KSB1 bacterium genome and encodes:
- a CDS encoding DoxX family protein gives rise to the protein MDDSMKPVQKLFLVLLRAAIGWHFLYEGLVKLFMGNWTSAEYLSVSSWIFAPIFRRMAATPSVLVVVDFLNIWGLILIGAALMTGLAVRPAAVAGIVLLALYYLANPPFVGLDFGVPHEGHYLVVNKTLIELSALAVTAAFPTGRVIGLAALLPQRKTQANAAENLETAVPQGKLTRREVLRAAATLPVMGAFAYAWVKKRQWQSWEERNLIDAMTSPSTKLFNPAELSQLTGTIPKAKIKEVEFSRLILGGNLLSGWAHSRDLIYVSQLVKAYHNKDKIFATLLTAERCGINTLLTNPILCTLIDEYWRRNIGKIQFISDCAGLNYDRGVYAVPFNEYLDRIKRAIDYGAAACYIQGETADYYMSHGRVDELAQAIQYIRDRRVMVGIGAHRIETIEACVQYGFEPDFWMKTLHHHNYWSAKNPEWHDNIFDYNPQRTIEVMRNLAQPWIAFKVMAAGAIHPRDAFRYAFENGADFICAGMYDFQMVEDVNIALEVLNSPLNRQRPWRA